Proteins co-encoded in one Kribbella solani genomic window:
- a CDS encoding GlsB/YeaQ/YmgE family stress response membrane protein, with product MIGFIVAGLIIGALARLFTPGKQKLGLLATLLLGLAGSVIGGTIAGILGTGGIFELNILGFIVAVISSVLLVGTAESLSARKKN from the coding sequence ATGATCGGCTTCATCGTCGCCGGACTCATCATCGGAGCACTGGCCCGGCTGTTCACGCCCGGGAAGCAGAAGCTCGGTCTGCTCGCCACCCTGCTGCTCGGCCTGGCCGGATCCGTGATCGGCGGAACCATCGCCGGCATCCTCGGGACCGGCGGCATCTTCGAGCTGAACATCCTCGGCTTCATCGTCGCGGTGATCTCGTCGGTCCTGCTGGTCGGCACCGCCGAGTCGCTGTCGGCGCGCAAGAAGAACTGA
- a CDS encoding glycoside hydrolase family 65 protein, with protein MIDRGHHPIEPWRLRETRLALDKLAQSESLFALSNGHIGLRGNLDEGEPYAIPGTYLNSFYEQRPLPYAEAGYGYPESGQTLVDVTNGKLIRLLVDDSPFDVRYGFLTKHERSLDFRTGILERDVDWTSPGGKRIRVRSRRLVSLTQRAVAAIEYVVEAVDQPARFVIQSELVANEAQPKLSDDPRVAAVLENPLKPVSHDGGEHGTVLLHRTTRSQQLMAAAMGHEVETTARYAMDQDVREDWARTTVICQLQPGESLRVVKYLAYGWSSLRSETAIRDQVAAALASARFSGWDGLTKQQVEFLDDFWDGADVEVEGHPELQQAVRFALFHVLQAGARAERRAIPSKGLTGAGYDGHTFWDTEGFVLPVLTYTLPDAAADALRWRHSTLEMAKQRAEELGFRGAAFPWRTIRGQECSGYWPAGTAAFHINADIAEAVMRYHRATGDEDFLAEVGLEVLIETARLWMSLGHHDRDGRWHLPGVTGPDEYSAVADDNVFTNLMAARNLRSAAEVAAKMPGRARELGVDSEEEASWRDAAVAVYVPYDEDLQVHPQSEGFTGYAVWEFEAYKDRYPLLLHAPYFQLYRTQVVKQADLILAAYWCGDAFTPEQKARDFDYYERLTVRDSSLSACVQAVMAAEVGHLDLAYDYAYEAALIDMRNLHHNTGDGLHMASLGGAWSALVAGFGGLRDRDGVLSFDPALPIGLSGLSFTVRWRGVRLKVEIDPVSVRYTVHDGPDASIVLRHAGEEVTVSATRPVVRTLEKRRPLLPRPPQPPGREPRPAMAINEEQ; from the coding sequence GTGATTGACCGTGGGCACCATCCGATCGAGCCGTGGCGGTTGCGGGAGACGCGGCTGGCGCTGGACAAGCTGGCCCAGTCCGAGTCCTTGTTCGCGCTCTCGAACGGTCACATCGGCCTGCGCGGCAACCTCGACGAAGGCGAGCCGTACGCGATTCCCGGTACCTACCTGAACTCCTTCTACGAGCAGCGCCCACTCCCGTACGCGGAGGCCGGCTACGGGTACCCGGAGTCCGGTCAGACGCTGGTCGATGTCACCAACGGCAAGCTGATCCGCCTGCTGGTCGACGATTCGCCGTTCGACGTACGCTACGGCTTCCTCACCAAGCATGAGCGGTCGCTCGACTTCCGGACCGGCATCCTCGAACGCGACGTGGACTGGACGTCACCGGGCGGCAAGCGGATCCGGGTACGCAGCCGGCGGCTGGTCTCGCTGACGCAGCGCGCGGTCGCCGCGATCGAGTACGTGGTGGAAGCGGTCGACCAGCCGGCCAGGTTCGTCATCCAGTCCGAGCTGGTCGCGAACGAGGCGCAGCCGAAGCTGTCCGACGATCCGCGCGTGGCCGCTGTACTGGAGAATCCGTTGAAGCCGGTCAGCCACGACGGCGGCGAGCACGGCACCGTACTGCTCCATCGCACCACCCGCAGCCAGCAGTTGATGGCCGCCGCGATGGGACACGAGGTGGAGACCACGGCCCGGTACGCGATGGACCAGGATGTCCGCGAGGACTGGGCCCGGACCACGGTGATCTGCCAGTTGCAGCCGGGCGAGAGCCTGCGCGTGGTGAAGTACCTGGCGTACGGCTGGTCCAGCCTGCGCTCCGAGACCGCGATCCGGGACCAGGTCGCCGCGGCGCTGGCGAGTGCGCGGTTCTCCGGCTGGGACGGGTTGACCAAGCAGCAGGTCGAGTTCCTGGACGACTTCTGGGACGGCGCCGACGTCGAGGTGGAAGGGCATCCGGAGCTGCAACAGGCGGTCCGGTTCGCGTTGTTCCACGTACTGCAGGCGGGCGCGCGGGCCGAGCGGCGGGCGATTCCGTCGAAGGGCCTGACCGGCGCCGGGTACGACGGGCACACGTTCTGGGACACCGAAGGTTTCGTGCTGCCGGTGCTCACGTACACGCTGCCCGATGCCGCGGCCGATGCGCTGCGCTGGCGGCATTCGACGCTGGAGATGGCGAAACAGCGTGCCGAGGAGCTCGGTTTCCGTGGCGCGGCGTTCCCGTGGCGGACGATCCGCGGTCAGGAATGTTCGGGCTACTGGCCGGCGGGGACGGCGGCGTTCCACATCAACGCGGACATCGCCGAGGCGGTGATGCGCTACCACCGGGCCACCGGCGACGAGGACTTCCTCGCCGAGGTCGGACTCGAGGTGCTGATCGAGACCGCCCGGCTGTGGATGTCGCTCGGGCACCACGACCGCGACGGCCGCTGGCACCTGCCCGGCGTGACCGGACCGGACGAGTACAGCGCTGTTGCCGACGACAACGTTTTCACCAACCTGATGGCGGCGCGCAACCTGCGGTCCGCGGCCGAGGTCGCCGCGAAGATGCCGGGCCGGGCCCGGGAGCTGGGCGTCGACAGCGAGGAGGAGGCGTCCTGGCGGGACGCGGCCGTCGCGGTGTACGTGCCCTATGACGAGGACCTGCAGGTACATCCGCAGTCCGAAGGCTTCACCGGGTACGCGGTGTGGGAGTTCGAGGCGTACAAGGACAGGTACCCGCTGCTGCTGCACGCGCCGTACTTCCAGCTGTACCGCACCCAGGTGGTGAAACAGGCCGATCTGATCCTGGCCGCGTACTGGTGTGGTGACGCGTTCACGCCCGAGCAGAAGGCCCGTGACTTCGACTACTACGAGCGCCTGACGGTACGGGACTCGTCTTTGTCAGCGTGTGTCCAGGCGGTGATGGCTGCTGAGGTAGGACATCTCGACCTGGCGTACGACTACGCGTACGAGGCCGCGCTGATCGACATGCGCAACCTGCACCACAACACCGGCGACGGGCTGCACATGGCGTCGCTCGGCGGTGCCTGGAGCGCGCTGGTGGCCGGGTTCGGCGGGTTGCGGGATCGCGATGGGGTGCTGTCGTTCGATCCGGCGTTGCCGATCGGCCTGTCCGGGTTGAGTTTCACGGTCCGGTGGCGCGGGGTGCGGCTGAAGGTGGAGATCGATCCGGTGTCGGTGCGCTACACCGTGCACGACGGGCCGGACGCGTCGATCGTGCTGCGGCATGCCGGTGAAGAGGTGACGGTCAGCGCGACGCGGCCGGTGGTCCGGACACTGGAGAAGCGCCGGCCGTTGCTGCCGCGTCCACCGCAACCACCGGGCCGCGAGCCGCGGCCGGCGATGGCGATCAACGAGGAGCAGTAG